The nucleotide sequence taattttaagtatcttgctgatttttttaaaatcgtaACTTGTAAAGTTCGAAAAAAACCTCTATTTGCATTGCTTCCGATACTTTCTTGCAACATTGTTGTTTGCatcctttattataaatactgttaaattaatcacataaatattttatttttgataatgtAATTTATAACCAAAATTAATATAGTACTATTTGGGACAAAGCtaacttatgtttatattttatactcacatgAAGTCATCGCCATTTTTCCTCTCTGGAACTTCCTttcctttaatattaatgtaGGGTAAACACTTCACTCTTGCCTTTGGAACAATATTCCATTTATGTATTTTCTCAGCTTGCTTTCTCCCACTTCGCTCACTTACATAAATTAATTCACCCTCCGGGCCATCACTGCCACTAACAGACGCcatttttgcaaatatataatGCACACCATCAGGGATACCAACAGGAACTGTTCCGAAACTCTCAAGCCTGTTTAGAGTTTTCTGCACAAAGAAACACATTTGTTTCAGAAACACAATGACTAGTAGGGTTCTGAAAAATACATGCATTCAGATAATATAATCATATGCTTCAGTAAGAGTTCCTTGGTATGGGATTTTTGCATGAAGTGTGCAGTTGGCATGAGAATTAATATCTGCAAAACTCtaattttctgaagaaaaaaaaaaaccaatcccATTATAAAAAgatcaaaaacataaaaaaaataaatcaaaataacaggTAATTAAATCAAAGGAAATATGAAAACTTACTAATCAGATTTATATTGAGAAGGATCTCATTTAATCACAGAATTATGTTAATGTGTACTTTGTGTTATATTTTACAGTAGGCTGCAACACATTTGATTTCTAAAAGATTTCACCTAAATTGCTCTGGTATTTAGTCAGTTCCACATTACATACTGTAATTTTGTTTGCTCCAAGAGACAAACTTTTTCTTGGTTTGGATTGTATTTGACTATTTGCTACATAGTGCCTGCACATTGTATTGAGACTTCAAACTTTTCATTTTCTCAAGGcaagaataaaattttaacaatcgCTGATCCTTGACAAtggcccaaaaaaaattatttttatgctccACCTTAATGTTAGTGTGTGGCTCTGTGTGACCAATAAACTGTGTGATATGTTAGACGTTAGACATAGTATAGAAAAAGTGGGACTTACACTGCAAAAAAGTGTGCAATTCTATTTCATGTTTTAATCTCTGCCACAAAATGTAAagctataaacaaaaaaaaagtgatatggCTTTTCAAACAGAGAGAGAGATCTTGATTTTCCTTTGACCCAGgcaaaaattttgataataatCCCCAGCCTTCACgtattaaatatgtaataaatttaagtgaaattttatttttcaaatcctTTATTCTTAATGCATACAATTGTACCTTATATTTGGCGGCCTCTATACAAACATGCCACATCAACTCACTAAAACTGagtaaaaagaaaacattttttaattattatagatTATGTTTTTTATTCACCTTTATTTCCAACTTTTTTTTACTCAACAAAAAATTTGCCGGCTCTCAAACTATGctcttttttttgtttccaaattGTTTTAGGAAATACATTGTAGCTTAAGAAAAAGAACAAACTTAAAATCCTGATTTGTTACAGAACTGttaaatatatagttttaataaatatttattaagtacTGACTCTTTATAATTGAATACTTCTTACATACTAACTACAAATACTGGTTTAGCACAACcatcataaacacacacacaccaaaaaaatttgcttaaaattttaaacttcacAAAGCTcagcacaaaaatttttttttatctttatatttacaacataTCAAAACCTTACAACACTTAGAGTACTATAAAATACTTAAGAATAAGGGCAGACAAGTTGATAATATCAGAAACAGCTGACAGCATACATCTTAGaataaaattttcaacaaaaaaaaaaaacataattttcaatgTTTGTACATGCTGTTTCGTTACTAAAAGGGAAGAAGGAAATTAGTATTCGTGGGCAGTGGGTTCAAATTGTACGGTTACTCAACTGTGTACTTTGTTTTGAGAAGGGGTAACGGAATTGCTACTACAGGAACGTCCTTTAAAACCTGGTAAGTCATAGAAATTCCTCAGTTATAGTAATTTGAAGGGAAATGTCATGATCCAATCTGCCTTCACAAAGACTTTGgggacatttttttcttcttccagatggtgttttagtgTATAGTCACACACACTGTAAAATGGCATATCCATAGTTCTGCCTTAACTCCTACAGCTATAGAGATGCTGGAGGCTgtattatctttttttctttcagaaaattgcaaaataggtaaaaTATTTGAAAGATATTCATCagtgaaatttgtaattttggtcatggaGAGTCGGGAAAATTTTTCTAAAGATTTGTGTGGACACACAGTACAATACACTTGGGTGCTTGATCATCAATTTAGAGAATTACTTCAAAATACTTTAATAGCATTTTATAAGGCACTTTGGTACTTATGTTGATTAAATCTATTGTAACTTGATTTTTGATTGAttttactgtgtttttttttttaaagacttttcactGTTTGTACTGATTGTATATAAGAAATAACATGTCCTTACATTACCCTGCTGTAGAACAAATATTGTAATGCTTGGAACTGATGTAAATTATAAATACTGAAAATACAAAAACCCTGGTAGCATAACTTTTACACATATCCTTTTTACACATATCCATATATATTTAAACAGTAGTTTTAAAGAATTTACAAGGAAAATAATTTGTCGATAAAATCAAAGCACGAGCGTAAAATGAAATTGGTACAGTCCAAATCTTAAAAGAGAAATATTACATCAATCAATTTTGTACTCGCCAATTAGAATACCAGATATTTTTggagaaaaaataatttgttaatttttttttctcaaaacactTGTCAAACACAAACATAATTTGTCATGACGACCCAATCAAAtacgaaaatagttttttttttgtacaggcGAGGAGCCAATAACCAAAGCGAAACTAAAGAATTTTATATGATTGGTTTTGAGACTTGGCCTGCATCCAGGCACTTACGGCAGAAGCCAGCGGCCCTGACGGGAGACACGCCGCGTGTCTGAACAACACGTGGTCCAATTGTGGACGCAGTATAAACTCACACATGCTTGGAACATCGCATCACCTGTTTCTATGACAGTTTCCGAAATTGCCCTGCCTCCTAGACAATggacatgatatttttttttggctcattagtagagaccggaaaaattcacggatcaAGAGCAGGACCGGGGCAGCTCCGGTTCGGGGAGCACGTACACCGCCCCTCCCGTGATTCGCGTGAGCAGAGGCGCTCGAACGTCGTCGCTCAGCTCGCCGCTCCACAGGTCATTCAGCAGGTCCTCCGCGACTCTCACGGCCCGGAGCGAGGAGTACTCCGGAACCCTGAGCGTGAACAAGTACACTGCCTGGCCCACCAACGGCGAGACCTCGTCGCAGAAGGAGTGGAGGGCCTGGGCCACCATCCCCGGCACCTTCTCCAGGTCGTACAGGATCATGGCGCGGTCGCGCTCCACCAATGGGCGGTACATCTCCACGAACCAGCCGTTGTCTTCCGGCTCTTTGGAGGCCCTCAGGTTGCGCTCGTGGATCTCCCTCAGCCGCTCGCCGTCCACCGCGACGAACTGCGAAGCGTTGAGGAAGCCGGTGGCCGCTCTCGCGACCTCCCGGGCCAGGCACCGCAGCGTGTCCTCGGCCTCGCCGGTGTGCAGCAAGAGGAACGTCGTGGGCTGCGGCGGTACCACCCGCGCCACTCTCTTGATTCCCGCGAGGAGCTCCGGCCATAGGTCTTTTCTCTGGGTCGGATAGTGTTTCTTGACGGCCCTTATCTGATCCTTCAGATACTTTTCGAAAACATTATCCTCGAGATGCGTGTGGATCCCTGGAAGATTTGTGACATCACCGTCATCTCCTGTGTTTGAAACGTATAGGCCTAAACCAAAACACACGGCAATAAAGATCCCCACCGCCACTGCAAGTAAACCTACGTCGCTGGACGTCGTGCCAGCCCCTCCGTCATTGCAGTCGCCCTTCTTCCCAGGCGTCTCTTTCTCAGGTCGGCGGCCGGAGAAGCGACCCGAGTTCCTTCGGGCTGTCTCGCCTCGTTGCAGACCCCGAGACTCGTCCTCCGAATCATCGAGATCCGACTGGCTGCGGGCATCGTCGTCGGCCGCGTCTTCCGCCGGGACCCCGCTCTCGGAGCTGCGTCTGCTGCTGCGTCGCAGGTTGTACCCGTGGGGCGAAGCGCTGCTGCTCATGGCCGGCCTGAGGGGGCGTCGCGGTTGTGGCGGCCAAGGCACCGTGATCTCCTCCTGGCCAACACAATCACAGTTAGTGCGTGGAGGATCGATTCAcgtttttgtttccttttttgaatgtggACCGTAACCCATTCTTTATACCAGAGTTTATTATGCTGCCTTGTCGTAAGTAAATcctgcaactacttttattttatcaataaattattttacttgtaaGTTCATCAAAACTAATGTTTAAAgaataatgttttcatttttttttaacacacacacacacacacacacacacacacacatatataaatatatatatatatatatatatatatatatatatatatatatataaataatggatTTTTATGAAAGTTATTCTCAAAGTCCTttagtattttcagaatttctaatttTTACCGATTCTccaaacattgaaaaaattgttttacagcaGGGTAAtgcattaaaatgttatttcacataaatatatgtacatatgaGGACACACGTACATATACATACAACGCTAATGGCTGGTTGCACCAACAACTAGatacaagattatatggtgaatagtgATAAAATTGACATAACATGTCACTACACCATATAAcacttaaattaaagttaatacaccacaaagcactGAAATACCATTACAATCATGAAACCAAGCATTTTCAATTGAAACTAAACTCTAATGACAAATACGTagtcttttaattaaaataaatgaaagtaatttatttagcattaagTTTGTACCACATCTTATGcacaaaaaattggaaaaaaagttactttttttaatcttgcaactgttatagCTAAGTTactcattttttacattacaatgtgAGTACATTTTTCTAAAAACAAAAATTCCAAATAGTTATAGACatgattattaaaattattataatgtaaaaattcataagtgcatcatgtatcagtcagaatgacactgttttggagtAATAAGTACAGTAGAACATTTAAGTGTCACATTTGTTCAGAAAAATtcagatttcataaaaaataaaaccatttgacataataaaccttatcttcagaaactaaggctttattaagcacaaaacatgacttagattgttacatgaattaatacatagatttgaataagaggtaatattgaaggttaaacaatgttcatgcaaagaggttgctaagaggttgctaagaggttaaaaccaatatcaccacattcgccccctcttcatttaaggacatagtccttgagatattcagaaggtctagtggtgcgggaagatctccggagtggaggttgaggtctgggaggagatctgggtggagtccgaattgggttcacttgaggtaggtcttgatcattcatgttcttcgcaggtgaatcttctggagtgaggttcagctgggtgtcttcagatgcttcagtgtgttgattaggatcatcagcgaggtttggaaaattcacgtcttctaagttagattcattgttgacaatatcccctgcaggagcgagatgcctgaggttgactgttgtctccttaccatctggaagttgaaccagagcatagtcagggttcgcctcaagcagagttacttcttgcaccagggggtcatatttactctgacggacgtgattcttcattagaattttccctggtgtagtaagccacgaaggaagagtaactccagaactggcccttctcttatggtagaacatacgttcgtggggtgtagcgttagtagcagtacagagcagtgtgcggatggagtgcaacgcttcaggtaacaccttctcccactgcgttatcacgagtcccttcgttttcagcgctagcgatacagttctccatattatcccattgtaacgttctacttggccatttccacacggattgtatggtgtagtacgactagtagcaactccattggaatgtaggaatgattgaagttctctggatataaaggatgtgcctctgtctgtgtgaatgtatgaaggatatccgaagagtgtaaagatctgatttagtgcttgaatgacggttgtggaggataggtcgttgcaagggatggcaaaagggaacctggagtactcgtcgactaccgttaacagatatttccgaggagcgttggatggtaatggtcccttaaaatcaacgctgagccgttcgaagggtgcggtggccttgatgagggtgctccgcttgtttgtgaaagcgaggtttgatttcggagcatgttctgcaggaagacgtgactcggcgtatctcgtcgatggagtagggaaggttctgattcttcacccagtgagccatccgggtgatccctgggtgacacaaagccttgtggtagtggacaagtctgtcgaaggtatggagcgagccgcaagtcctagagagagcgtcagccgccacgttctccttccccggtctgtagatgatgtcatagttgtaaggagcaagttctaaccgccatcttgtaaatttttcgttcttgattttaccaggatgccgaatgttaaacatgtaagaaatagacttctggtcggttataagttgaaactttcttcctatcaagtaatgcctccacttccgaagggcttcaatgatcacataagcttccttctcgacagctgaatggtgttgttcgctcttagtgagggttctcgagaagaaggctactggtctcttgttttgagtcagagtggcggcgatggcgacgtcagaggcatctgtttcgacgcagaatgggatgtcttcctctacgttaacgacgaaggatttaactatgcagttccgtaaattgttgaagtcttggattagttcaggggccataggaaatactttacagttcactaatctacgtattttatctgaaaattttggaatccatttagaataataagcgaacatccctagtgctcgttgcaaggatgctttgtttctagggatagggaaatcaatcagtggcttaagtctgtcgggatctggtttgagtatattgttttcgatgagataaccgaggagcttaagagacttcaaattgaaatgggatttttcttgattaatggttaaattatatttcttgcagacgtctaaaaattttcgtagattggagtcgtgttcagattggtcttttccgctcaccgtcacatcgtccaagtagatgtcaactccttgtagtctttctttggtcttgatctcgtccatcttcctctggaacgcagacactccattggtgacgcccattggtatacgtttgaattgccagagttttcctgctgcctcgaaggcggtgtacggcctgtcttcaacccttattggtatttgataatatgcgctcttgagatctattgtgctgtggatattatatttagctacatcggaaactattttctctatggaagggattgggtaagcgtctaacatcgtgtatcggtttatagtctgagaatagtcgacgaccatacgttttcgatgtgttccactcacgactagtacctgcgccctccagggtgagttgctttcttcaatgacaccgtcagagagaagtttttctatgtgggattgaatgtatttttcgtcttcgtttgagtgtcgtctggacttgatcgcgataggtctacaatttggtgttaagtgttcgaagagggtggccgggccgactttggcacatgctaagctactgatttgcagttcaggtttattaccaccaaaaactatcgacagagtggaatgctgcttaaagatatcgtgccctaatataacatctgcgcaacagttgtttagaacgttaagctttgtttttctgtatatattgtccgagatttgtaaatctacggaacagtaagcttttataggcatggccaaagaggacgatgccatagctacttcagatgacgtaggatattgttttaatttatgtttggagacaaaaccatcatttatgtaactctccgaactccccgtgtctattagcccttcagctggaaaaccatttactttcagtttgacaatggttttggaaaggctagttggagaagcagctgatgttttggaagatgttggtttggtcttacgattacgattagattggttagtaaggaaaaccagagacttagcaggaaggcaagcaatagttgagaagtcatctgtgtcttgaggagagtcaggtaaggctgcagtacgatctttgggcttaatttacctacagacttttgcataatggcctttcttaccacagagtttgcatgtagcttctcgcgctggacaggaagaacgaggatgacgagggaacccacagaagaaacatttctgactactgctggctgcggttacaggagaatttggttgctgaaccggctcagttgaggctaaaggtgtctggctaggaatataggattcagaaattatatgagctgattctaatgatcgtgcttttgcaaatgcttcatccaggctaagagttgcgttttctaacaaacgttgtcggatactgttcgatgagagaccttttataaatgcatctctaatgtattcatccctataagctgctgctttaacatctttgaactcgcagtcagagctaaggagaTGCAATGATTGTAAGAATATatttacactttcatcaggttgctggtgtcggctcattagtttatgccttgaaaatatttcattcttaggtttaataaagagtgaatctagcttttcgattgcagacgcataagaagtacattcgctaataagttcgtatatactgtgactcacgtgattgtagagtagtaacagcttatcagcttcagaagccttgattgaagctgtgaagacttcgaatgttttcttccagtgattccattgtgaggagcttttcccagttgtgtgatctgcttcaaatctctcgggcttgaaatacttgtccattgtttgtattaaatgtttcttgatagaatgtgcttaataaattgacataataaaccttatcttcagaaactaaggctttattaagcacaaaacatgacttagattgttacatgaattaatacatagatttgaataagaggtaatattgaaggttaaacaatgttcatgcaaagaggttgctaagaggttaaaaccaatatcaccacaccATTAAATCTTGTCTCTACCAATGACAGAGATCAAATAGTATTCAGGGCTAACACCTCTTTGATGATGAGGACTTTAGGGACCGTAAACACATAACCACGCAGAACAGGGATgttggaaaagaaaaaaaggtcAAGTCCGGCAGTGAGGAACtgtcccagcatttgcctggagtgattccAGGAACCACGAAGAACCAACATCAGAATGGCCGGAATGAGTTTTGAACCCAGGTTTTCTAGAATGCAAGCCGTGTCTTGCAATACAATAGAGCTCCATCAATGCTGCAACATTCCGACAATTTtgtaatggggaaaaaaaatacattttcacttTCAGCGATGTTTCCGTAACACAGCTGTAATGTCCCACACATAccacaaattcaaatacaaactGTCAACGATAAATTAGAATATAGACAGCAGGCTTTCGCGGCCCGGAATTgcatggcttctgggttgaacTGAAGCCGCGTCAAAGGCGAAGGTAACATCGAAGTTTCGGTctacgttgcagtcgccatcatcagggagcagttaccaacTGATGTTATTTCAAGTCCTCCTGCTCCGATTGGCCAAATGTCAGGCCAATCAGttaatcgggaaacactcccttCTCAGGCGATagcctcagtaggtaactgctcccttatAATGGCGATTGCaacttcgaccgaaacgtcggtaatatcttcgccttcgatgcAACTACATCCCGGAAGCTAAGCAACTCCAATAAATTAGAATTTTGGTCCAGGCTTTAATATATGGCATaacaccataaataaaataaattaatgcctttaACTTCAATGGTGCAACCAACCTCACAAGGTAAATTCTACTGGAAAAGGAAAGCTGGATACTTACATCTGATTCGTCTGCACTTATCATCAATTTTTATGTTCCAGGAGCActctaaaataaaacaaaaattttaattaacccATTTCCTAatgcaaaagattttttttttaaacaaactttaaatgaaataaattttaaaggtaTTAAGATATCACTACACTAGTTATAGGTGTATATGTTTAGTTATGccattaaatttatataatatctAAGGTATACATATACATAATTAATGTTATTCTTCATGACCAGTGCCATATCCTGAACCAATTCATAGGGGCCTGCTGTTATTTTTCCTTCAGTGGAAATAACTTTAACAAAAATTATGGTGAAATTTTAATTAGGCCTTTAACTTGCTTATtaccgggtaaaaaaaaaaattgaaatgtataTTACATGGGAAAACATTAGGACCGCCGAAAGTAATGTACGTTAATGGCTTCAAATTGTCTAATTTAGCAAATCAAATCAATCCTAGTTGaagtatatgcaaaaaaaaaaaaaatttcaggttcCATGAAAACGAGTTGCGACTTTAGCCAGGTTATAGCTTCTCCCCTTCTGCCTGACAACCCTTGCAACCTCCCCACCCACTCCTTGCTACAAACAAGGTGAGCTGGCCAATCACAGCACACcgatgctctctctctctcgtcacaCATACCCCTCTCGGTAGACTGCTGTCTCTTTCTAGCCGCATCGGACACGTACTGGGCATCGCAAGGGCAACATCCAGAACGCAATAACAGTGTGCCTTTAAAGGCATGTCTACAAGTGCAATGTCCTAAATAGTGTCcaacactgatcgctgattggtccacaaGACTCTTTGATTTCATGGGTGGTGTGGGCGATGATCCGAGTTTCCCTGGTCCAAATACAGTGGTCAACTCCAAATTTTGGTCCCAATCTGTGTCATTTGGTACCTCAGTGATATTTACTATTTCCGgttcctttaaaaataaaaacagaaaataatggaCAATGTGGTAGATACAGAAAGCCAAGAAGAAAAGACAAAATTAATACTGTCCCGTTTGTGACCGGTGCTTTTCAAAGGCTgaacacacaaattatttttggcgGTGTGTTTAGAAGGTAATATTCTTACAGCGCTGCTTTTCACTAAAGTAATTATtaaattcagaaaatacttttaattcaAACACTCGAAGTGTtcctgtatttactctgaaaataGCATTTCTGAATTCCTACTGGTTTATGAGAAATCACAATTTATAACTTTCACCTTACAAAGCGTGTGCATTGACGTAGCTGCCACTATTTTTTGCTTTCCCAAGTGGGTCTGTGTGTAATATTTGGAGAACTTTAGTTAAATTGTAAAAATGTTCAATTACTttaggttacctacattaaaaatactgtaaaatatttttaatggtttcttAGGAATTATCAATTGaagatgtagctatcctaacctaaccaaccgttcacatgatttcacagtattttttttatgtagctacaCTATGTAACCCAGCCAACTGTCCACATTGTTTTCAATCATACACCCACACAGATACACACgggaaaggaaaaaaatggcAGTGGCCATGTCAATGCACACGcattgtaatgtaatgtaatgtattaACAGGGTTTTTTCAAACAAGTAGGAATATAGAAATGATGTTTTTTTGTGTTCcaaaagtattttcataattGTATTATTACTTCATGGAAAAGCCGTGCGGTAAGAATATTAACCAATTATTTTAGCACTCTAGTGAATACTTATTAGTGTTTTTGGACACTGGATatcgcaattgtagacagggcagttttcgtgTGACAATGTGATGTcattcacattcggataaggacacggaatGTCCA is from Bacillus rossius redtenbacheri isolate Brsri chromosome 15, Brsri_v3, whole genome shotgun sequence and encodes:
- the LOC134539513 gene encoding uncharacterized protein LOC134539513 — encoded protein: MISADESDEEITVPWPPQPRRPLRPAMSSSASPHGYNLRRSSRRSSESGVPAEDAADDDARSQSDLDDSEDESRGLQRGETARRNSGRFSGRRPEKETPGKKGDCNDGGAGTTSSDVGLLAVAVGIFIAVCFGLGLYVSNTGDDGDVTNLPGIHTHLEDNVFEKYLKDQIRAVKKHYPTQRKDLWPELLAGIKRVARVVPPQPTTFLLLHTGEAEDTLRCLAREVARAATGFLNASQFVAVDGERLREIHERNLRASKEPEDNGWFVEMYRPLVERDRAMILYDLEKVPGMVAQALHSFCDEVSPLVGQAVYLFTLRVPEYSSLRAVRVAEDLLNDLWSGELSDDVRAPLLTRITGGAVYVLPEPELPRSCS